The Corvus cornix cornix isolate S_Up_H32 chromosome 8, ASM73873v5, whole genome shotgun sequence sequence aaaaataccAAATGAGAAAACTCTGATTTCTGTGCCTGGATGAAAGTAGATCTAAAACTCTGAactgcttttcttgcttttcccttcACAATTAATTAAAGCTTATAGAGTAACCTTGTTCTCCAGAGAGTTTGGGCCTTTTCATATAGATCTTAATGAGTTGGAAAATGGATTATAATGTATGTGGTAGATGCcaacagaaaatgcatttggcTGCTGAACTGAAGGGTCCGGAAACCCagatttaaaaaaggaataaaaaaaagcacttcTACTTCTTCCATGTAGAAAAAAGGTCTGCAACTGCTGTCTTGCCACTTACATAGttaccattatttttttaaacataccACTGTCTGGGATTAGTTTGCCTGCTCAAGACAGGCCTTTTTGGAGACATGGGAAGCAGTGCCTCCTGTCCCCCAgcataaaagtattttctgttcagaaacaccattttcttctgtcacttTGACCAGACTTTTTCACATCTGCAGTGACTCTGTGTGGTAATTTTGCCTCATCTCATACAATAATACTAAAATTTTGATGGGACAGCAATGCAGTTTCTCTGTGtgagtttttattattattattattattattattattattattattaaaattatacaGTGACTGGATTTCACTTATCTTTCAGTAGCATTCAAACTTCTGATGGAAACCTTACAGGATGTGttttcagcaggaagaaaaagccctCGTGGTGTGCTCCAGTGAGCACGTTTGGTTGCTGTGTCCTGTCTTATTTTGCCCTTCCCCTTGGTTAGGAAGCAGACCCTGCTTGACCTGTGTGCACATTTGCAAGTGAATGTTTTAGGAATATTTTCTGCATCAGGTGGCATTTGTGGCCCAGGTTCTCTGGCCTTCAGTTCTGTGTCACTTTTGTTTAACATCTGAATTGATTTTTGCCAAGTGTTCACGGCTGAGCGGCTCCCCCAGTTCTCCTGGAGTGGTACAAGCAGGGGATTATCTGTGTGtgacacagcagagcctggtACGTGGGGGGACGGGTGTTCCCTGGAGCCTCTGCTTGGCTGGACAGACACTGCTGCGGCTCAGGAGGGGAGAGGATCCCGAGCCAGACACACCTGAGTGCTCAGCCCGtgtcccttccttccccagccaTGTCTCAGGCCGTGCAGACCAACGGGACGCAGCCTCTGAGCAAGACCTGGGAGCTCAGTCTGTACGAGCTGCAGAGAACACCCCAGGTAATCACAGAACCAGGGACTGCTGGGCTTgggagggacctctggagatcacccagtccaactccctgcccaggcagggtcacccagaacaggtgacacagggacaTGTCCAGGGGGTTTGGGATGGTTCCAGAGAGGGAGGCTCCaggccctccctgggcagctgttccagggctctgcacCCTCCAAGGAACACAAGTTCTTCCTCgtgttgaggtggaacttgttgtgttttagtttatggccattgctcctcatcctgtcactggcaccactgagcagagtctgggaccatcctctgacaccccCTGGagatttatatatattaatGAGATTCCCCTCTCAgtcctctcttctccagactgaccCGGCCCAACTCCTGCAGTCTCTCCTCGtcagagagatgctccagacccctcatcaGCTTCGTGGCCTccactggaccctctccagcagctccttgtttTAATTGTGTGCTGCAAGGCTGGCAGCACTAGGGTTTTGTGTGCTcgatgtgtttgtgtgtgttgtgtctctttgctgtgttttccttgggTAAAACATGCTGTCTCCATGAGGAAGGGACTCAATCCCATGAAAgaacctttcctttctttgctgccAGGAAGCCATCACAGATGGCCTGGAGATCGTGGTGTCCCCCCGGAGCCTGCACAGCGAGCTCATGTGTCCCATCTGCCTGGACATGCTCAAGAACACCATGACCACCAAGGAGTGTCTGCATCGCTTCTGCGCCGACTGCATCATCACCGCCCTCAGGAGCGGGTACCTGAGCGCTGCCaggggacactgccaggggGTCGAGGGGGACACTGCCAAGGGATGGGGGGGatggacactgccagggaacagggagggGACACTGCCAAGGATAGGAcactgccagggaacagggatgggaCACTGCCAGAGGACAAGAAAGGGATGCTGCCAGGGGAGACAGGGATGAACACCGTGGAGGAAAGAGGGCTTGGACACTccagaaggaagaggaattgCACTTGAGGTGGAAGTGTCATTGGGGGTTGATGTGGGGCAGTCACTGTGCACTGGGAGTTTCTGAATGTGCAGCACACCTTTCCagtattatttttccatctttagCCATCTCTGGAAGACAGATCAAATTCCTCCCTCATGAAAAATCATCTCATAATTCTCTTTCTTGCAAGGAGTTGAAGTTCTCTTTtgtattcttttcttctcataGATCCAgtaacagtaaaacaaaaatacacattactGACAAAAATGGGTTTAATTTCacttattcttccttttcctaaTAATACATTTCAAATTATGTGGCCTTCAGCCATTTCAAATTATGTGTACTACGAGTGTgagaaatcatggaatcattgaaTCCCAGAATTGTTTGtcttggaaggaaccttaaagcccatcccattccaccccctgccatgggcagggacaccttccactagcccaggtggCTCgaagccccatccaacctggccttggacatttcaGGGATCCAGCGGCAgtcaacagcttctctgggtgacCTGTGCTAggccctcaccaccctcacaggaggaatttcctcctAAGACTGTGCCTCAGTATAATTTCCACTAGACATCCATTTTTTCTAGGTAAAAATCCAGCCagaaaatgaagggaagaagggaatgtGGGACTTCTGATCCCTTCAGTCTAAATAGTCTGCTCaaacatactttaaaataaaagagcagcagggagagatatgtttgggatttttgtttaaatatctGCAACTACCTGATCTGTCGAGAGAGAGAAGCCCCTTTCCAGATTTACTATACATACTGAGTCTTAGTGAGCACTTGACCAAGAATGGAAACAACAGGGCAGAGTTTTGTTACTGCTGGAGAGTTACGTGTTGTTTGCTTCCTTCTTGTCCACGTCCAGCAACAAAGAATGTCCCACATGTCGCAAAAAGCTCGTTTCAAAAAGATCCCTGCGGCCAGACCCCAATTTTGACGCTCTCATCAGTAAGATTTACCCGAGCCGGGATGAGTACGAAGCTCATCAGGAGAGGGTGCTGGCGAGGATCAGCAAGCACAACAACCAGCAAGCCCTGAGCCACAGCATTGAGGAGGGATTAAAGATTCAGGCTATGAACAGGTACATAATCACCTCGTTTGCCTTTGGGCTAAAAATACACTGCCTGTCCCCACGCCCTGTGGAGCTTGAGAATCCTCTCCTCTCATATCTGCCAAGACAATTTTTAACCTTTTGTCTACTACCAGAAACCTCTGTGTCACTGCCTGCGACTTCTGTGGCAGCCTGATAGAGACTTCAGCGTAGCTTTACCAAATTATGGCTGTCATGTCTTGGATAAGAAACCATAACACCATGAATCCTGTACCACAATGCTACCCTTACATGCCAATAAACGCACGAAATACCAGGACTTGGGGCTTAGTTGTGACTTAATTCACAGGCTGGAATATATGGTGTTTACACTGTGGTGCAATTCCAGGTGTGCATTTAAACCTAAGAGAGCCATCTGGGAGGGAGGCCCCAAACTTTGCATGATAAAGCATGGTGTGATTTAATAATCCTAATCACATGTAGACCCATGTTTGAATGAAAATAATGGTCTGCAATTGCCTGAAAAAGAACTGTGGGAAGTTAAAATAGTCTTAAAACATACCTAAAAGGTGTTTGAGcgacaggaaaaaatgaatagTTCTGTCTATGAgtatctttttctaaaaaagaattaatattagCAATTTTTTTAACTCAAAGTCTCTCTGAAACATTCAGTGCTTGTGTGTGCACATTCCTCACTTGGGGAGGAGGTGTGTTGTGATCTGGGTGGATTCTGGATGGGTCAGGGTGTATCTCTGCCTGTTTGTGGCCAGGTTGCAGCGGGGCAAGAAGCAGCAGATTGAGAACGGCAGCGGGGCCGAGGACAACGGCgacagctcccactgcagcaaTGCCTCCACACACAGCAACCAGGAAGCGGGGCCCAGCAACAAGAGGACCAAAACCTCGGATGActctgggctggagctggacaACAACAACACCACTGTGGCCATAGACCCCGTGATGGATGGGGCCAGTGAGATCGAGCTGGTGTTCAGGCCTCACCCCACCCTCATGGAGAATGACGACAGTGCGCAGACAAGGTCAGTGGCCCCTGGCCATCTCCGGGTATTCTGCTGCTATTTCCTGGTGCTTTGGTTTTCCATCACTTCTTGGGGCTTCTAGACACCAATTTACTTCAGACATACCGCATCCTGTTTAACTGTatcacaggatggtttgagttggaagggatcttaaagcccatccagttgcagcccctgccatgggcagggacaccttccactgtcccaggttgctccaagccctgtccagcctggccatccctgacacttccagggatccaggggcagccacagcttctctgggcaacctgtgccaaaGCCAGATGCAAATAAGCactcttccttctttctgttcCAAGTCAGGTAGATGGTACTGCTAAACTATTGTAAAAAATATAGTCATAAGCTGTTTTAAGCCTTTGGTCAcaaataaagatgtttttaaggTTTCCTAGCATTGCAGTTCACTAGTGGGATGATGGTGTTATATCAGCCCCTTTGTACTTAACTCTAGGATTCTTTGGGAATAAACAAACCTTGTATAAGTGTCAGCagttttcagagcagctttctgTCAGCAGGATTTGCATGCTGGAAgcttttcctcccatttttttGTTCATAATCCAGTCCAAGCACAGATTGCAAGTTTTGGCTCATATTACTGTatcccgcagccatagggaggagaggagagagatccagcaggcaggaattgtgcagcaagattgatctatttaattattttacaaactcttttatagatgtttttcttcatagtctaattggacaaggatcagccacgccttgggggtgattggctaaaatcctaaaacatccattgtcaaaatatttttctactgtaccataaacatacTTCtgcaaggttgcaggtgttcatagtttacagaactctgctactgtcttcatgagagagaaaagtatctcacgggcttagaaagaagcaataaaaattcttgctagcagcaatatttgtatccacaGGCTCACAGCAGAGAGTAGTTTTGTGGTGTTTCCTCAGGTCTTTCCTTGGCTTTCTCTGCTGATGAGACACCTCTCTGTGATGAGTGCAAATCTTGCAAAGCTTCAGCTGGGAACTGTCTCTAAAGGCCTTTTCACAGCTGACATTTAATATTTGGGgctttccagcttttcccacagctgctgttcaATCATTATTGATGATTTGTGTGGCTGCTGTCGCAGGTACATCAAGACCTCGGGCAATGCCACGGTTGATCACTTGTCCAAGTACCTGGCAGTGAGATTGGCCCTGGAGGAGCTGCGGAGCAAAGGCGAGTCCAACCAGATGAACCTGGACACAGCCAGTGAGAAGCAGTACACCATCTACATCGCCACCGCCGCCGGCCAGTTCACCGTAAGCaccgccctgccccgccccaGTCAGCCGGCCAGCCACGGCCCTGCATGCACATCTGCTCAAAATCCACTCAGCTGGGCTCTTCCCAAGCTGGCTCAGAGTAAAATTCATGGCACCAGGTTATTTAGAAGCAGATCAGTTGCTTTTTGGCAAAAGCTTGGTTGGTAGAAAAGGAGGCATAGAAATGACTTGGGGAAGACGCAGTGATGGCACCAACCATGACCTGGCTTATGCCAttcttttccaattaaaattgaagagggaaaaatattaCTTCACTTGagaatgtttgggttttttggcttATAACTTGTGCCACATTATTGGTGACTCCTTCAAGTCAACACATGTAAGTACTGATTAAAGTAGCCTGTTTTACAGCACCACATCAGATTTACCTCATTCGTTCCCATTCTGCTGTTCTCTTCTAGGTGCTAAATGGGTCCTTTTCCCTGGAACTGGTCAGTGAGAAGTACTGGAAAGTGAACAAACCCATGGAACTGTATTATGCCCCCACCAAGGAGCACAAATAAGTGCTGGGAAACTGGGATGGGACTAATCTTTTTATAGCTATGActtctttaatattaaaataaggCACCACCAGTATCTTCATGGACAACACACGTGATGCCTTCAGGCACTCTCAGTATACTCAGTAATATGACTAGACAGTATTCTGGGCTGTATTTAATTTAGTctttgggttgggttttttggtttttccctAGGAGACTAAATGACCTTCTCCAGTGCATTCCAGTGTTTGAGATGCTTTTTTGTTCCTAATGCATGATACCTGATCCAGCGTTCCAGTTTGGAATGGCTTTGTTTTGTCCAGGTAAATCTGGATTTCTGCTCCATTGGACACAGTTATAGGAGCCTCTGTGAAGTGTGGAGTGTTGGGTGGCCATGGAAGTTTGTTCAATAGTAGCATATGCCAAGGAATGTGTTAGATGTTGGAATTTGGTGACTGTTACACATCTGATGGATTGATCGGGAGAGAATGGATTTGGGATAGTCTTGCAGCTAGAGGTAATCTGATTCCCTAGGAAAGGTTCATTAAGACATCTTCTTGTGAACAAAAGTGAATTTTGCATCTTGTGAGAGGTtttgctgcccatggcaggggcttggacCGAGATggtgtttaaggtcccttccaagtccagccatcctgggattctgggattccaaaGAGAGCTGCAGTGAGAAAACTGACACTTTAAAACCTTGCTGTTTACTGGGCTTAATTTAATACTTCAGTGCAAGGTGGTTCATCagattggttt is a genomic window containing:
- the RNF2 gene encoding E3 ubiquitin-protein ligase RING2 isoform X2, whose translation is MSQAVQTNGTQPLSKTWELSLYELQRTPQEAITDGLEIVVSPRSLHSELMCPICLDMLKNTMTTKECLHRFCADCIITALRSGNKECPTCRKKLVSKRSLRPDPNFDALISKIYPSRDEYEAHQERVLARISKHNNQQALSHSIEEGLKIQAMNRLQRGKKQQIENGSGAEDNGDSSHCSNASTHSNQEAGPSNKRTKTSDDSGLELDNNNTTVAIDPVMDGASEIELVFRPHPTLMENDDSAQTRYIKTSGNATVDHLSKYLAVRLALEELRSKGESNQMNLDTASEKQYTIYIATAAGQFTVLNGSFSLELVSEKYWKVNKPMELYYAPTKEHK
- the RNF2 gene encoding E3 ubiquitin-protein ligase RING2 isoform X1, with translation MFTFLHLCCGSGLLAAMSQAVQTNGTQPLSKTWELSLYELQRTPQEAITDGLEIVVSPRSLHSELMCPICLDMLKNTMTTKECLHRFCADCIITALRSGNKECPTCRKKLVSKRSLRPDPNFDALISKIYPSRDEYEAHQERVLARISKHNNQQALSHSIEEGLKIQAMNRLQRGKKQQIENGSGAEDNGDSSHCSNASTHSNQEAGPSNKRTKTSDDSGLELDNNNTTVAIDPVMDGASEIELVFRPHPTLMENDDSAQTRYIKTSGNATVDHLSKYLAVRLALEELRSKGESNQMNLDTASEKQYTIYIATAAGQFTVLNGSFSLELVSEKYWKVNKPMELYYAPTKEHK